From Cucumis melo cultivar AY chromosome 1, USDA_Cmelo_AY_1.0, whole genome shotgun sequence, a single genomic window includes:
- the LOC103500743 gene encoding uncharacterized protein LOC103500743 isoform X2, with amino-acid sequence MMRQTNQQICQLGLIFSHTEKYPDEPPLLNVKSIRGIPGEDLKILKEKLQQEASENLGMAMVYTLVTSSKEWLSERFGQESSLEIAEAEERAKEDVIVPHGEPVTLDTFLAWRERFEAEIALERAKIMPESALTAPKEKKLTGRQWFESGRASGKGAAPVTEGSDEDDEEDIDFDEDDFEDDDEEDMLEHYLAEKSDSSSHSSRRP; translated from the exons ATGATGAGACAGACGAATCAACAAATATGCCAG CTGGGTTTGATTTTCTCGCATACAGAGAAATATCCTGATGAACCTCCACTTTTGAATGTGAAAAG TATTAGAGGAATCCCGGGAGAAGATCTGAAGATTTTGAAAGAAAAGCTTCAGCAAGAg GCTTCTGAAAATCTTGGTATGGCTATGGTCTACACACTTGTAACATCATCTAAAGAGTGGCTATCTGAGCGATTTGGTCAAGAAAGTAGTCTTGAGATTGCCGAAGCAGAAGAGAGAGCAAAAGAAGAT GTAATTGTACCTCATGGAGAACCTGTCACCCTTGACACATTTTTAGCATGGAGGGAAAGATTTGAAGCAGAGATTGCACTGGAACGAGCCaa GATAATGCCCGAATCAGCTCTTACTGCACCTAAGGAGAAGAAACTTACTGGCAGGCAGTGGTTTGAGAGCGGAAGAGCTTCTGgg AAAGGTGCAGCTCCAGTTACTGAAGGATCTGACGAAGATGACGAGGAAGATATTGACTTCGACGAGGATGATTTTGAAG ATGATGATGAGGAAGACATGCTTGAGCACTATCTAGCGGAGAAATCAGATTCATCCTCTCACTCATCCAGAAGGCCTTAG
- the LOC103500747 gene encoding anoctamin-like protein At1g73020 isoform X1, giving the protein MKVHPEEQNVFEVCLVVPKSKAKKEDATCDCVEVLENAFLKVGFIVERIDGVTDEFMKLAAPLKLLGKAAARLEMKKRTHIGMDLLFGLDEVDAFVRQPDGSLFSWCERFRCYHHLIYGIVNENQSAVTLKCDEEEFQWKVGESLVRILESKKIVKQIFPLHDEIRRKKLLGNWALNWWDITGQPIDEIYSYFGAKIALYFAFLGMYTRWMLFPAALGLILHLVEFGSMRLLALPIFFISIILWAIMFSQFWRRKNSALIARWQINYTFGGDPAYRLSGVDSSLQIPVELIEDQEMDKRKEKEAFQRIEWFGRLRRFRNDAIVILSIICLQLPFELAYAHCYEVIQSDVIKFGLTVLYLFAIQYFTRLGAKMSMKLINCENYESNEKRADSLVYKIFGLYFMQSYIGIFYHALLHRNFATLRQVLIQRLLISEVLENLLENSLPYIKYSYRKYKVRRNKRREKGSSQGKIQFTSRAEKEYLKPSYSASIGVELEDGLFDDCLELALQFGMIMMFACAFPLAFAFAALNNITEIRTDALKLLAMYKRPFPRAATTIGAWLNIFQFLIVMSICTNCALLVWLYDQEGKWKIEPGLAAILVMEHVLLLLKFCFSRLVPEEPAWVKANRVKKATQAQDICSKQLLRTISGGEKALNYVKKIE; this is encoded by the exons ATGAAAGTTCATCCGGAGGAACAAAATGTGTTTGAGGTATGTTTGGTGGTTCCGAAAAGTAAAGCGAAGAAAGAAGATGCCACTTGTGACTGTGTGGAGGTGCTTGAAAATGCGTTTCTGAAGGTGGGTTTTATCGTTGAGAGAATTGATGGCGTCACTGACGAGTTCATGAAG TTGGCAGCTCCTCTGAAGTTATTAGGAAAGGCTGCTGCACGCCTAGAAATGAAGAAGAGGACTCATATTG GCATGGATTTGCTTTTTGGATTGGACGAGGTTGATGCTTTTGTGAGACAGCCTGATGGTTCACTCTTCAGTTGGTGTGAGCGGTTTCGTTGCTATCATCACTTGATATATGGGATT GTAAATGAGAACCAGTCAGCTGTTACTCTTAAATGTGATGAAGAAGAATTTCAGTGGAAGGTTGGGGAAAGTTTAGTCCGTATATTGGAATCCAAGAAAATTGTTAAACAAATATTTCCTCTGCATG ATGAAATAAGGAGGAAGAAGCTTCTTGGAAATTGGGCACTTAACTGGTGGGACATTACTGGACAGCCTATTGACGAGATTTATTCATATTTTGGTGCAAAG ATTGCGCTCTACTTTGCTTTCCTTGGAATGTATACACGATGGATGCTATTTCCAGCTGCACTTGGGCTTATACTGCACCTAGTTGAATTTGG GTCCATGCGATTACTGGCCCTCCCCATTTTCTTTATAAGCATTATTTTATGGGCTATCATGTTTTCTCAGTTCTGGAGACGGAAAAACTCTGCTCTTATAGCCAG ATGGCAGATCAATTATACATTTGGAGGTGATCCAGCTTATAGACTTTCAGGCGTGGATAGCTCCCTACAGATACCTGTAGAGCTCATTGAAGACCAGGAAATGgataagagaaaagaaaaggaagcgTTTCAAAGAATTGAGTGGTTTGGTCGCCTTAGGCGATTCAGAAATGATGCAATTGTCATCTTGAGCATTATATGCCTCCAGTTGCCATTTGAGTTGGCATATGCTCATTGTTATGAGGTCATTCAGTCGGATGTTATCAA GTTTGGGTTGACTGTCTTGTACCTTTTTGCAATTCAATATTTTACACGGTTAGGAGCTAAGATGTCCATGAAGCTCATTAACTGTGAAAACTAtgaaagcaatgaaaaaagagCTGATAGTTTGGTCTACAAG ATTTTTGGACTTTACTTTATGCAATCCTATATTGGAATCTTTTACCATGCCCTTTTGCACCGTAACTTTGCCACACTTCGTCAAGTTTTAATACAGCGCCTCCTTATATCTGAG GTGTTGGAAAACTTGTTGGAAAATTCTTTACCCTATATCAAGTACAGCTATAGAAAATACAAAGTTCG GAGAAATAAAAGACGTGAAAAAGGATCATCTCAAGGGAAGATCCAGTTCACTTCTCGGGCAGAGAAAGAATACCTGAAGCCTTCTTATTCTGCAAGCATTGGTGTTGAGCTAGAAGATGGGCTCTTTGATG ATTGTTTGGAGCTAGCTTTGCAGTTTGGGATGATAATGATGTTTGCCTGTGCATTCCCTCTTGCCTTTGCATTTGCTGCATTG AACAACATCACAGAAATAAGAACAGATGCTTTGAAACTTTTAGCCATGTACAAAAGACCCTTTCCCCGTGCAGCAACAACAATTGGTGCTTGGCTCAACATTTTTCAG TTTTTGATAGTGATGTCCATATGCACCAACTGCGCACTTCTAGTATGGTTATATGACCAGGAAGGGAAATGGAAGATTGAACCTGGGCTTGCAGCCATCCTAGTAATGGAACATGTTCTCCTACTGCTCAAGTTCTGCTTCTCTCGTTTAGTACCTGAG GAACCTGCATGGGTAAAAGCCAACCGTGTGAAGAAAGCCACGCAGGCACAGGACATTTGTTCAAAACAATTGTTAAGAACCATATCAGGTGGAGAAAAAGCTCTAAACTATGTAAAGAAAATTGAGTAG
- the LOC103500744 gene encoding uncharacterized protein At1g51745-like, with protein sequence MGSSSEAKGIDSSVGGLVWVRRRNGSWWPGKILGLDELSESCLVSPRSGTPVKLLGREDASIDWYNLEKSKRVKAFRCGEYDECIEKAKASAANSCKKAVKYARREDAILHALELESALLGKDQLDFSYRTQNNVSDGDHGILASESSPLSDSCEEGEEEEEEEKEEEEEEEEEEEEEEVEEEEEEETIMSDDVSNSEHACPKKSNSIGNCPKKSNSEDTCPKKSNSEVSSDSAPEISHSDIPSEETNHASSSKVLSEHRRRTPNDSEDDGTEGVKRMRGLEDLGMGSLANGKSHAGVQLEKVQQEDASQCDANTGNCVTNGNGNPPKIIHMYSSSLRRKRSPVATVQEFLKRKNRRRPLTKVLESTAMVSVPVFCDQLPNTCSSNLWGSSDGKISELDTESKRTNSLAIINSSDGNGTAVSCDNEAFLSASEVSRINSKAKENEVSSISEIPENNTSDKLFDVTLAKEEKHPAGFSPTNPYSSSGRSTVGALGKQSSRSTPAASLENEATKEPGSSTSAATRNDNTKQKIERGTSRWQLKGKRKSRHLSNYRKQDSKNSLDVDDASDACLAGKVDYNNIGRSPSANDCNLLAKSKKFAESQVDGLCEWSKQVSYRKPNASDLKTEMKQLLDDPLVPQKLLPYRQSRFAVHRYQMSEFYVRNHGANSLLYDVELEVKASYRPQHVPLVSLMSKLNGKAIVGHPLTVEIVEDGHCDSLLSRADSEREGDEHCYVTGKHSANARTQAKQSKQSPSQPCFSPSKSPRMKKSGHLCKKIRKLSSLTGNRHQNQPKRMVQKSSDHVITCIPLKVVFSRINEAVSGLARPSHHALT encoded by the exons ATGGGAAGTTCTAGCGAGGCCAAGGGTATAGATTCATCGGTTGGAGGGTTAGTTTGGGTCCGCCGCCGAAATGGGTCGTGGTGGCCGGGCAAGATTTTGGGCCTCGATGAATTGTCGGAGAGTTGTTTGGTTTCTCCGAGATCCGGTACGCCGGTGAAACTTCTAGGTCGCGAAGACGCTAGCAT TGACTGGTACAATCTTGAGAAATCTAAGAGGGTGAAGGCATTCCGATGTGGAGAATATGACGAATGTATTGAGAAGGCAAAGGCTTCTGCAGCAAACTCTTGTAAAAAGGCCGTGAAATATGCCCGGAGGGAAGATGCTATTCTACATGCTCTTGAGCTTGAGAGTGCCCTTTTAGGCAAGGATCAGTTGGACTTTAGCTATAGGACTCAGAATAATGTTTCAGATGGCGACCATGGCATCTTAGCCAGTGAGTCTTCTCCTCTGTCTGATTCTTGTGAAGAAggggaagaagaggaagaagaagaaaaagaagaggaagaggaggaagaagaagaagaagaagaagaggaagtcgaagaggaagaggaagaagaaaccATCATGTCCGATGATGTGAGTAATTCTGAACATGCTTGTCCAAAAAAGAGTAATTCTATAGGTAACTGTCCAAAAAAGAGTAATTCGGAGGATACTTGTCCTAAAAAGAGTAATTCTGAAGTGAGCTCTGATTCAGCCCCTGAAATCTCTCATTCGGATATTCCTTCGGAAGAAACTAATCATGCCAGTTCCTCAAAGGTTCTGTCTGAACATAGGAGGAGAACACCAAATGATTCAGAGGATGATGGAACCGAGGGTGTTAAGCGTATGAGAGGACTTGAAGATTTGGGTATGGGTTCATTGGCAAACGGGAAGTCCCATGCTGGAGTGCAACTTGAAAAAGTTCAGCAAGAGGATGCTTCCCAGTGTGATGCAAATACTGGGAACTGTGTAACTAATGGAAATGGAAATCCTCCAAAGATTATTCATATGTATTCATCATCCTTGAGAAGAAAGCGTTCACCAGTGGCAACTGTGCAGGaatttttgaaaaggaaaaatcgCCGTCGGCCATTGACGAAGGTCTTGGAGAGCACAGCAATGGTATCTGTACCAGTGTTTTGTGATCAGCTTCCTAATACATGTAGTTCTAACCTATGGGGATCGTCTGATGGTAAAATCTCCGAATTAGATACAGAATCGAAGAGAACTAATTCTTTAGCAATTATCAATAGTTCAGACGGCAATGGCACTGCAGTTTCTTGTGATAATGAAGCCTTTTTAAGTGCATCTGAAGTGTCTCGGATTAACTCTAAGGCAAAGGAAAATGAAGTCTCCAGTATATCTGAGATCCCTGAGAATAACACTTCGGACAAGCTATTTGATGTGACATTGGCTAAAGAGGAGAAGCACCCTGCTG GCTTTTCTCCTACAAATCCCTATTCTTCATCTGGTAGGTCTACAGTTGGTGCTTTAGGAAAGCAGTCCAGTCGAAGTACTCCAGCTGCATCTTTGGAGAATGAGGCAACAAAGGAACCTGGTTCTTCAACTTCAGCTGCCACTCGTAATGATAATACTAAGCAAAAGATTGAGAGAGGTACTTCAAGGTGGCAGTTAAAGGGAAAGAGGAAGTCGAGGCATTTAAGTAACTACAGAAAACAAGATTCAAAAAATTCCTTGGATGTGGATGATGCATCTGATGCATGCTTGGCAGGTAAAGTAGACTACAACAACATTGGTAGATCCCCTTCTGCAAATGATTGTAATCTACTAGCCAAGTCCAAAAAATTTGCTGAAAGTCAGGTGGATGGACTCTGCGAATGGAGTAAACAAGTATCTTATAGGAAACCAAATGCAAGTGACCTAAAAACTGAGATGAAACAATTGCTTGATGACCCTCTAGTACCTCAAAAATTGCTTCCTTATCGCCAGTCTCGCTTTGCCGTTCATAGATATCAGATGTCAGAATTTTATGTTAGAAATCATGGAGCAAATTCACTATTATATGATGTTGAGCTTGAGGTGAAAGCCAGCTATAGGCCTCAGCATGTTCCATTGGTTTCTCTGATGAGCAAATTGAATGGTAAAGCCATAGTTGGTCATCCTCTCACAGTTGAAATTGTGGAAGATGGGCACTGTGATTCACTATTGAGCAGAGCAGATTCTGAACGGGAAGGCGATGAACACTGTTATGTGACAGGCAAGCACAGTGCAAATGCAAGAACTCAAGCCAAACAGTCCAAACAGTCGCCATCCCAACCTTGTTTCTCACCCTCCAAATCGCCGAGAATGAAGAAATCTGGCCATTTATGTAAAAAGATCCGCAAACTATCATCATTGACCGGGAATCGGCACCAAAATCAGCCAAAACGAATGGTACAGAAGTCTAGTGATCATGTCATCACCTGCATCCCCCTTAAAGTAGTGTTCAGTCGGATAAACGAAGCAGTGAGCGGTCTAGCCAGACCTTCACACCATGCCTTAACATGA
- the LOC103500745 gene encoding ESCRT-related protein CHMP1B, which produces MGNTEKLLNQIMELKFTSKSLQRQARKCEKEEKSEKLKIKKAMEKGNVDGARIYAENAIRKRTEQMNYLRLSSRLDAVVARLDTQAKMTTINKSMASIVKSLESTLATGNLQKMSETMDQFEKQFVNMEVQAEFMENAMAGSTSLSTPEGEVNSLMQQVADDYGLEVSVGLPQPASHAVPTKETEKVDEDDLTRRLAELKARG; this is translated from the coding sequence ATGGGGAATACCGAGAAATTGTTGAATCAAATAATGGAATTGAAGTTCACTTCCAAGTCGTTGCAGCGCCAAGCCAGGAAGTGCGAGAAGGAAGAGAAATCCGAGAAGCTTAAGATCAAGAAGGCTATGGAGAAGGGCAACGTTGATGGAGCCCGAATTTACGCGGAGAACGCGATCCGTAAACGAACAGAACAGATGAACTATCTCCGCCTTTCTTCGAGGCTTGATGCTGTTGTTGCTCGCCTCGACACACAGGCCAAGATGACCACGATTAATAAGTCCATGGCGTCGATCGTCAAGTCCTTGGAATCTACTTTGGCGACTGGGAATTTGCAGAAGATGTCCGAGACTATGGACCAGTTTGAGAAGCAATTTGTGAATATGGAGGTTCAGGCGGAGTTCATGGAAAATGCAATGGCTGGATCTACGTCCCTTTCGACTCCGGAAGGAGAAGTCAACAGCTTGATGCAGCAGGTAGCAGATGATTACGGTCTGGAAGTCTCCGTCGGGCTACCTCAGCCGGCGTCACATGCAGTACCAACGAAGGAAACCGAGAAAGTTGACGAGGACGACTTAACGAGGCGCCTTGCAGAGCTTAAGGCCAGAGGTTAA
- the LOC103500747 gene encoding anoctamin-like protein At1g73020 isoform X2: MDLLFGLDEVDAFVRQPDGSLFSWCERFRCYHHLIYGIVNENQSAVTLKCDEEEFQWKVGESLVRILESKKIVKQIFPLHDEIRRKKLLGNWALNWWDITGQPIDEIYSYFGAKIALYFAFLGMYTRWMLFPAALGLILHLVEFGSMRLLALPIFFISIILWAIMFSQFWRRKNSALIARWQINYTFGGDPAYRLSGVDSSLQIPVELIEDQEMDKRKEKEAFQRIEWFGRLRRFRNDAIVILSIICLQLPFELAYAHCYEVIQSDVIKFGLTVLYLFAIQYFTRLGAKMSMKLINCENYESNEKRADSLVYKIFGLYFMQSYIGIFYHALLHRNFATLRQVLIQRLLISEVLENLLENSLPYIKYSYRKYKVRRNKRREKGSSQGKIQFTSRAEKEYLKPSYSASIGVELEDGLFDDCLELALQFGMIMMFACAFPLAFAFAALNNITEIRTDALKLLAMYKRPFPRAATTIGAWLNIFQFLIVMSICTNCALLVWLYDQEGKWKIEPGLAAILVMEHVLLLLKFCFSRLVPEEPAWVKANRVKKATQAQDICSKQLLRTISGGEKALNYVKKIE; encoded by the exons ATGGATTTGCTTTTTGGATTGGACGAGGTTGATGCTTTTGTGAGACAGCCTGATGGTTCACTCTTCAGTTGGTGTGAGCGGTTTCGTTGCTATCATCACTTGATATATGGGATT GTAAATGAGAACCAGTCAGCTGTTACTCTTAAATGTGATGAAGAAGAATTTCAGTGGAAGGTTGGGGAAAGTTTAGTCCGTATATTGGAATCCAAGAAAATTGTTAAACAAATATTTCCTCTGCATG ATGAAATAAGGAGGAAGAAGCTTCTTGGAAATTGGGCACTTAACTGGTGGGACATTACTGGACAGCCTATTGACGAGATTTATTCATATTTTGGTGCAAAG ATTGCGCTCTACTTTGCTTTCCTTGGAATGTATACACGATGGATGCTATTTCCAGCTGCACTTGGGCTTATACTGCACCTAGTTGAATTTGG GTCCATGCGATTACTGGCCCTCCCCATTTTCTTTATAAGCATTATTTTATGGGCTATCATGTTTTCTCAGTTCTGGAGACGGAAAAACTCTGCTCTTATAGCCAG ATGGCAGATCAATTATACATTTGGAGGTGATCCAGCTTATAGACTTTCAGGCGTGGATAGCTCCCTACAGATACCTGTAGAGCTCATTGAAGACCAGGAAATGgataagagaaaagaaaaggaagcgTTTCAAAGAATTGAGTGGTTTGGTCGCCTTAGGCGATTCAGAAATGATGCAATTGTCATCTTGAGCATTATATGCCTCCAGTTGCCATTTGAGTTGGCATATGCTCATTGTTATGAGGTCATTCAGTCGGATGTTATCAA GTTTGGGTTGACTGTCTTGTACCTTTTTGCAATTCAATATTTTACACGGTTAGGAGCTAAGATGTCCATGAAGCTCATTAACTGTGAAAACTAtgaaagcaatgaaaaaagagCTGATAGTTTGGTCTACAAG ATTTTTGGACTTTACTTTATGCAATCCTATATTGGAATCTTTTACCATGCCCTTTTGCACCGTAACTTTGCCACACTTCGTCAAGTTTTAATACAGCGCCTCCTTATATCTGAG GTGTTGGAAAACTTGTTGGAAAATTCTTTACCCTATATCAAGTACAGCTATAGAAAATACAAAGTTCG GAGAAATAAAAGACGTGAAAAAGGATCATCTCAAGGGAAGATCCAGTTCACTTCTCGGGCAGAGAAAGAATACCTGAAGCCTTCTTATTCTGCAAGCATTGGTGTTGAGCTAGAAGATGGGCTCTTTGATG ATTGTTTGGAGCTAGCTTTGCAGTTTGGGATGATAATGATGTTTGCCTGTGCATTCCCTCTTGCCTTTGCATTTGCTGCATTG AACAACATCACAGAAATAAGAACAGATGCTTTGAAACTTTTAGCCATGTACAAAAGACCCTTTCCCCGTGCAGCAACAACAATTGGTGCTTGGCTCAACATTTTTCAG TTTTTGATAGTGATGTCCATATGCACCAACTGCGCACTTCTAGTATGGTTATATGACCAGGAAGGGAAATGGAAGATTGAACCTGGGCTTGCAGCCATCCTAGTAATGGAACATGTTCTCCTACTGCTCAAGTTCTGCTTCTCTCGTTTAGTACCTGAG GAACCTGCATGGGTAAAAGCCAACCGTGTGAAGAAAGCCACGCAGGCACAGGACATTTGTTCAAAACAATTGTTAAGAACCATATCAGGTGGAGAAAAAGCTCTAAACTATGTAAAGAAAATTGAGTAG
- the LOC103500743 gene encoding uncharacterized protein LOC103500743 isoform X1: MTDYAQEQEMEIEALEAILMDEFKEIHSSESGLNTSGRCFQITLSPQDDETDESTNMPVQLGLIFSHTEKYPDEPPLLNVKSIRGIPGEDLKILKEKLQQEASENLGMAMVYTLVTSSKEWLSERFGQESSLEIAEAEERAKEDVIVPHGEPVTLDTFLAWRERFEAEIALERAKIMPESALTAPKEKKLTGRQWFESGRASGKGAAPVTEGSDEDDEEDIDFDEDDFEDDDEEDMLEHYLAEKSDSSSHSSRRP; this comes from the exons ATGACTG ACTATGCACAAGAGCAGGAAATGGAAATTGAAGCATTGGAAGCTATACTTATGGACGAGTTCAAAG AAATTCACTCAAGTGAGAGTGGCCTAAACACTTCTGGTAGATGCTTTCAAATAACACTGTCTCCACAG GATGATGAGACAGACGAATCAACAAATATGCCAG TTCAGCTGGGTTTGATTTTCTCGCATACAGAGAAATATCCTGATGAACCTCCACTTTTGAATGTGAAAAG TATTAGAGGAATCCCGGGAGAAGATCTGAAGATTTTGAAAGAAAAGCTTCAGCAAGAg GCTTCTGAAAATCTTGGTATGGCTATGGTCTACACACTTGTAACATCATCTAAAGAGTGGCTATCTGAGCGATTTGGTCAAGAAAGTAGTCTTGAGATTGCCGAAGCAGAAGAGAGAGCAAAAGAAGAT GTAATTGTACCTCATGGAGAACCTGTCACCCTTGACACATTTTTAGCATGGAGGGAAAGATTTGAAGCAGAGATTGCACTGGAACGAGCCaa GATAATGCCCGAATCAGCTCTTACTGCACCTAAGGAGAAGAAACTTACTGGCAGGCAGTGGTTTGAGAGCGGAAGAGCTTCTGgg AAAGGTGCAGCTCCAGTTACTGAAGGATCTGACGAAGATGACGAGGAAGATATTGACTTCGACGAGGATGATTTTGAAG ATGATGATGAGGAAGACATGCTTGAGCACTATCTAGCGGAGAAATCAGATTCATCCTCTCACTCATCCAGAAGGCCTTAG